CGCTGGAAGCAATGGCAGCAATCGCCATCGCGATGATTTTCTTCGTCATGGATCGTCTCCAGGTTTTTTTACTTGATGTCTGCTGCCGGACATCTCCAGTCCGGCAGCGCCCCCCAATGCCATTGCGGGAATGGCGCGGTGGGCAGTGCATGGCAACTACCGCGCCTGTGCCATCAAGCAGCACGCCAGGAAGACAAACCCATATAAAACAAAAATTTAACAATTCATGCCATTCGGATTCAGCCCCCGTTTGATCACGATCTGCGCAGGGTGGACCGTAACGTTTTTATACACCTGCACCAGGATGAAACGGACAGCGCCGCACTTCGCCGGCAGCACCCGGCGGTGTCGCCCGGGCGGCGTCGCCCCCTGAGCCTTAGAACAAGGGCATCAAATCAAAGTAATTTACTTGTAAAAAACATTTAACTAAACTTTTTGCATCGACAGGCGGCATCCCTGTTCCACGATCAGGGCCAGCCGCCGGCAGGCAGTCCATCGGAGGAGAAGTGCCGACCGGCACCGGGAGAGTCCGCGGCGGCGGGAACCGCCAACCCCGCTGCCGTCACTTCCCAACCGAGAGACCGCCAATGGACGCAGGTCGCAGCCCCATCCTCCGCATGCAGGAGACCCGCCACGACAGCTGGCGGGAGGCGGTGGCATCGCAGTTCCTGCCGCTGGACTTCGAGGTGGCGCGCAGCACCCGCTTCCATGGCCGCGCGCTGTGGGCGCAGGTGGACCAGGCGCGCGCCGCCGAAATCCGCATGTGCGAGCACCGCGTCACCCGCCAGCGCAGCCACCTCGCCGCCGCCGACGGCCCGGCGGTGAAGCTGCTGTGGCTGCTCAGCGGCAGCGGCCGGCTGCAGCAGAACGGCGGCGAGTGTTCGCTGCAGGCCGAGCGCTGGCTGTTCTACGACGCCATCCACCCCTACTCGCTGCAGCTGTCCGAAGACGCCCGCTTCATCTCCCTGCTTTACACCGGCGACAGCGCCGAGCGCTGGATGCGGCTGGCGCGCGACCTCGGCAGCGCACCGCGCCAGACCACCGGCCCGGCCCGCATCGCCCTGCTGGCGCTGCGCGGCGCGATGCGCGAACGCGACGGGCTGGACGGGCTCGCCCAGCGCGCCCTGCTCGAATCGGTGCTGGCGCTGACCGAAAGCGCGCTGCGCACGGCCCTGCCCGAACAGGGCGGCCGCCAGCGCGACGCGCTGCGGCTGGTGGAAGCCCGCCGGTTCGTGCTGCAGCACCTTGCCAACGCCGAACTCGGCCCCGACGACATCGCCCGCGCGCTGCATGTGTCGCGCCGCAGCCTCTACAACCTCTTCGCCGAAGCCGGCCTGCGCCCGCGCGAGTTCGTCCGCAACCTGCGCCTGGAAAAAGCCTGCGAGGCACTCGCCCGCCCCGCTGGCGACAGCATCACCACGATCGCGCTCGACCACGGCTTCACCGACGCCGCCCACTTCAGCCGCAGCTTCCGCGAACGCTTCGGCGTCAGCCCGAGCGCCTACCGCGGCCGGGGCGGCTGAACACCCGCCCGTCCGCGCGACCACCCGGCAGAGTTTCGCCGCCGTGCAGCCGGTGCACGGCCAGACATGCGTCCTGCACGCCATGGCAAGCGCCGGGCCGATGCCCGCCCTAAGGTCTGTCCCACGCGGCATGCCGCGCCCACGACAAGACCACAGCGACACCTCCCCGGAGAAGCTCACCATGACCACCCGCTCCCCCCGCCGCGCGCGCCTGGCCGCCGCGCTGGCCCTGCTCGCCGCAGGCGCCGCCGCACCGGCCGCCGCCAACGACCTGCCGGCGGTGAACCTCGGCCTCACCACCTTCATCGACGGCGCGCCGCCGGCCGGCCCCGGCTGGTATGTATCCGAGTACCTGCAGTACTACAGCGCCGACAAGCTGCGCGACAAGGACGGCAAGGCCGCACCGCTGCCCAGGCAGGACATCGAGGTCACCTCGCTGGTGTCGCAGGCGATCTGGATGTCCGCCGACACCCTGTGGGGCGCCCACTACGGCGTCACCCTGCTGCTGCCGGCGGTGCTGGACGCCCGCACCGACGACGGCCTGGGCAACGCGGCGCTGCCCAAGGGCAACACCGGCGTCGGCGACCTCATCGTCGGCCCCTTCCTGCAGTGGATGCCGGTGATGGGCGCCAACGGCCCCATCTTCGCCCACCGCTTCGAGATCGACGTCTCCTTCCCCACCGGCGAGTACGACAACGAGCGCAGCGTCAATCCCGGCGCCAACCACTGGACCATCAACCCCTACTGGTCCGGCACCTACTGGGTGACGCCCGACTGGACCGTGTCCACCCGCCTCTGGTACCTGTGGAGCGGCAAGAACACCGATCCCAATCCCAACGGCTATGCCGGCTACGGCGTCGCCAACGCCCGCGACATGCGCCCCGGCGAAGCCTTCCACATGAACTTCGCCACCGAGTACGCGGTGACGCCGCAGCTGCGCGTGGGCATCAATGGCTACTGGCTGAAGCAGATCACCGAGACCGAGGTGAACGGCCACGCGGTGTCCGGCAGCAAGGAACAGGTCTTCGGCATCGGCCCCGGCGTGCTCTACAGCTTCTCCCAGCAGGACCACCTGTTCTTCAACGCCTACAAGGAAAGCCACGTGCGCAACCGGCCGGAAGGCGAGCGCTACGTGATCCGCTACGTCCATCACTTCAAGTAAGACGCCGGCCCGCGCGCCGCCCGCCGGCGCGCGGGCCGGCCGCCTTTAGCCGCCAAGCCATCCCACGACGAGGAAATCGCGATGTCCGCACCCACCTCCTACCCCAGCCGCAACTTCATCGCCGGCGAGTGGCGCGCCGCCACCTCCGGCGCCACCTTCGCCAAGCTCGCCCCCGCCTCCGGCGCGGTGCTGGCCGAGGTTGCCAACTCCGGCGCCGCCGATGTGGATGCGGCGGTGGCCGCCGCCCGCGCTCAGTTCGACGGTGGCGAGTGGTCACGCCTGCCGGGCGCCGAACGCGGCCGCCTGCTCAACAAGCTGGCCGACCTGCTGGCGCGCGACGCCGAACGCTTCGCCCACATCCTGGCGCTGGAACAGGGCCGGCCGCTGATGGAAATGCGCATGCTGGACCTGCCGATGTCCATCGACACCCTGCGCTACTTCGCCGGCTGGGCGGACAAGCTGGAAGGCCGCCAGATCCCCACCGCCGGCTTCATGGGCCGGCCGACGCTCAACTACACCATTCGCGAAGCCATCGGCGTGGCCGCGCTGATCGTGCCGTGGAACGCGCCGCTGATGATCGGCATCTGGAAGCTGGCCCCGGCGCTGGCCGCCGGCTGCACCGTGGTGCTCAAGCCTTCGGAAGACGCGCCGCTGGCGCTCACCGCGCTGGCAGGGCTGGTCGCAGAGGCCGGTTTCCCGGCCGGCGTGTTCAACCTGGTGAATGGCATGGGCCCGGAGGCCGGCGCCACGCTGGTGAAGCACCCCGGCGTGGACAAGATCAGTTTCACCGGCAGCACCGAAGTGGGCCGCATCATCGCCCGCGAGGCGGCGCCGCTGTTCAAGCGACTGACGCTGGAACTGGGCGGCAAGGCGCCGCAGATCATCTGCGCCGACGCCAACCTGGACGCCGCCATCATGGGCGTGGCCATGGGCCTGTTCGTGAACCAGGGCCAGACCTGCGCTGCCGGCACCCGCATCCTGGTGCATCGCAGCCGCTACGACGACGTGGTCGGCGCGCTTGCCGGCGCGGCCAAGTCGGTGACGCTGGGCGACCCGCTGGACGCCAACACCCGCATGGGCGCGCTGATCAACGCCCGCCACCGCGACCGCGTCACCGCCCTGATCCAGAGCGGCATCGCCGAAGGCGCCGCGCTGGTGGCCGGCGGCGAAGCGCTGCCCGAGAACGGCTTCTTCGTCCGCCCCACGGTGTTCGCCGGCGGCACGCCGCAGATGCGCATCATGCGCGAGGAAATCTTCGGCCCGGTCGGCGTGGTGGTGCCCTTCGACAGCGACGAGGAAGCCGTGCAACTCGCCAACGACACCCCCTTCGGCCTTTCCGCCTCGCTGTGGACGCAGGACATCGCCCGCGCACACACGCTGGCGCCCAAGCTGCGCGTCGGCGCGGTCGCCATCAACGGCTGGAGCCCGCTCGACGCGCGCCTGCCGTGGGGCGGCTACAAGGACTCCGGCGTGGGGCGCGATCTGTCGCGTACCGCGCTGGATGCTTATACGGAAGAGAAGGCGGTGTCGGTGGTGATGTGAGGGACTGGCTCCCTCCCGCCCCTCCGACGTTGCAGCGGGGATGATCGAGGAGTCGCGCGGCCCCGCTGGCGTGGCGGGGCGAGCGAAGACGCCCGAGCCGGCACCCACCTGCCCCCTCCCCTTCAAGGGGAGGGTTGGGGTGGGGATGGGGTAAGTGCGCGCGGAGACCAACCCCATCCCCCTCCTAGCCTCCCCCTTGAAGGGGGAGGAACAAGACCGACCGAACGCAACCGCCTCCAGCAGACCTCATCCCCAACGGAAAACAAATCCATGACCCGCACAACGCTAGCCCTCACCCTGCTCCTCACCACCACCCCCACCCTCGCCGCCCCACCCGCCAACGTCGACGGGCAACGCATCGCCAGAATCGCCACCGGCGGCGAAGCCGCCAACTGGCTGTCCCACGGCCGCGGCTACGACGAGAAACGCTATTCCCCGCTGAAGAAGATCAACGACGCCAACGTCGGCAAGCTCGGCCTCGCCTGGACTCACAAGCTGGACATCGACATGGGCGTGGAGGCCACCCCCATCGTGGTCGATGGCGTGATGTACACCACCGGCCCCTACAGCATCGTCTATGCGCTCGACGCGGTGAGCGGCAAGCTGCTGTGGAAGCACGACCCCAAGGTGCCCAAGGCGATGGCCGGCGAAGGCTGTTGCGGTCCGGTCAACCGCGGCGTCGCGGTGTGGAAGGGCAGGGTCTATGTCGGCACCTTCGACGGCCGGCTGGTGGCGCTCGACGCCGCCAGCGGCAAGCAGGTGTGGTCGGTGGATACCGTGCTCGACCATGCGAAGAGCTACACCATCACCGGCGCGCCGCGCATCGTCAAAGGCAAGGTGCTGATCGGCAACGGCGGCGCCGAGTTCGGCGTGCGCGGCTACGTCACCGCGTATGACGCGGAAACCGGCAAGCAGGCCTGGCGCTTCTTCACCGTGCCGGGCGACCCCAAGCTGCCGCCGGAAGACGACGCCATGGCGATGGCGCTGAAGACCTGGTACGGCGACGGCTGGATCAAGTGGGGCGGCGGCGGCACCGTGTGGGATTCGATGTCCTACGACCCGGAGCTGAACCAGCTCTACATCGGCGTCGGCAACGGCTCGCCCTTCAACTACCAGTTCCGCAGCAAGGGCAAGGGCGACAACCTGTTCCTGTCCTCGGTGGTGGCGCTAGACCCGGACACCGGCAAATACATCTGGCACTACCAGACCACGCCCGCCGACCGCTGGGACTTCACCGCCGCGCAGCAGATGACGCTGGCCGACATCGAGATCGACGGCAAGGTCCGCAAGGTGCTGATGCAGGCGCCGAAAAACGGCTTCTTCTACGTGCTCGACCGGACCAATGGCCAGCTGATTTCGGCGAAGAACATCGTGCCGGTGAACTGGGCCAGCCACATCGACCTCGCCACCGGACGCCCGGTGCTGCTGCCGGACGCCGACTACGCCGACGGCGCCAAGCTGATCGCGCCGGCGATCATCGGCGGCCACAACTGGCATCCGATGTCCTACAGCCCGGACACCGGCCTGGTCTACATCCCGGCGCAGGAAACCGCCGCCGCGCTGGAAGCGCAGAAGGAACCGCTGTTCATCCCCAGCAAAGCGGTGGTGAACATCGGCCTCAACGTGCCCGACCTGCCGGAAGACCCGGCCATCGTCGACAAGATCAGCCAGTCCTGGCGCGGCCGCCTGGTCGCGTGGGACCCGGTGAAGCAGGAGGCGCGCTGGAGCCAGGAATACCGCACCATCTACAACGGCGGCACGCTCGCCACCGCCGGCAACCTGGTGTTCCAGGGCACCGCCGACGGCCGCGTGGTGGCCTACGCCGCCGACAGCGGCAAACTGCTGTGGCAGTCGCCGGCCAACACCGGCGTGATGGCCGGTCCGGTCACCTTCGAAGTGAAGGGTGAGCAGTACGTCAGCTTCATGGCCGGTTGGGGCGGCACCTTCCCGCGCATCCTCGGCCCGCTGTCGCTGGCGGCCAAGGTGAAGCCGGAGTCGCGCATCCTCACCTACAAGCTCGGCGGCAAGGCCACGCTGCCGGCGGCAAAGTTCGACACCGTGCCGCTGCCGCCGCCCCCGCCGGTGACGCTGGAAGCCGACAAGATGCCGATGGCCCGCATGCTGTTCAACGGCTTCTGCGCCAACTGCCACGGCCTCAACGCGGTGAGCGGCGGCGTGGTGCCCGACCTGCGCTACCTCACCGCCGACAAGCACGCGCAGTTCAACGCCATCGTCGCCGGCGCGCGCGCCGAGCGCGGCATGCCCTCGCTCGCCAGCGCGCTGCTGCCCGAGCACATGGAGATGATTCACCAGTACATCGTGAAGCGGGCGAACGATCTGAAGGGGGAACTGGAGGCGGTGAAGGCAGCCGGGAAGCAGTAAGGAGTATGGGGACGGGGGTACTCCTCCCCTTTCAGGGGGGCGTAGCCGGGGTTTCGCAGAGCACCGCTCTGTGCCGCTGAGCGGCGGAGCGAAGACTCCCGGGTTGGCCCATCTTGCTCCCTCCCCTTCAAGGGGGTGAAGCAGGGGTTTCGGCAAGCATTGCTTGCCGCCTGCTGAACGACGAAGCGAAGCCAAGGCTACCGGGTTGGGGTGGGGATGGGGTTGGCGCGGCGCGGAGCCTAACCCCATCCCCCTCCTAACCAGTAGTCTCGGCTTCGCCTCGCCACTCCGCCGGCGACCAAGTGATGCTTGCCGAAACCCCGCTCTCACCCTATTGCAGAGGAGGGAG
Above is a window of Azoarcus olearius DNA encoding:
- a CDS encoding PQQ-dependent dehydrogenase, methanol/ethanol family, which produces MTRTTLALTLLLTTTPTLAAPPANVDGQRIARIATGGEAANWLSHGRGYDEKRYSPLKKINDANVGKLGLAWTHKLDIDMGVEATPIVVDGVMYTTGPYSIVYALDAVSGKLLWKHDPKVPKAMAGEGCCGPVNRGVAVWKGRVYVGTFDGRLVALDAASGKQVWSVDTVLDHAKSYTITGAPRIVKGKVLIGNGGAEFGVRGYVTAYDAETGKQAWRFFTVPGDPKLPPEDDAMAMALKTWYGDGWIKWGGGGTVWDSMSYDPELNQLYIGVGNGSPFNYQFRSKGKGDNLFLSSVVALDPDTGKYIWHYQTTPADRWDFTAAQQMTLADIEIDGKVRKVLMQAPKNGFFYVLDRTNGQLISAKNIVPVNWASHIDLATGRPVLLPDADYADGAKLIAPAIIGGHNWHPMSYSPDTGLVYIPAQETAAALEAQKEPLFIPSKAVVNIGLNVPDLPEDPAIVDKISQSWRGRLVAWDPVKQEARWSQEYRTIYNGGTLATAGNLVFQGTADGRVVAYAADSGKLLWQSPANTGVMAGPVTFEVKGEQYVSFMAGWGGTFPRILGPLSLAAKVKPESRILTYKLGGKATLPAAKFDTVPLPPPPPVTLEADKMPMARMLFNGFCANCHGLNAVSGGVVPDLRYLTADKHAQFNAIVAGARAERGMPSLASALLPEHMEMIHQYIVKRANDLKGELEAVKAAGKQ
- a CDS encoding aldehyde dehydrogenase family protein; protein product: MSAPTSYPSRNFIAGEWRAATSGATFAKLAPASGAVLAEVANSGAADVDAAVAAARAQFDGGEWSRLPGAERGRLLNKLADLLARDAERFAHILALEQGRPLMEMRMLDLPMSIDTLRYFAGWADKLEGRQIPTAGFMGRPTLNYTIREAIGVAALIVPWNAPLMIGIWKLAPALAAGCTVVLKPSEDAPLALTALAGLVAEAGFPAGVFNLVNGMGPEAGATLVKHPGVDKISFTGSTEVGRIIAREAAPLFKRLTLELGGKAPQIICADANLDAAIMGVAMGLFVNQGQTCAAGTRILVHRSRYDDVVGALAGAAKSVTLGDPLDANTRMGALINARHRDRVTALIQSGIAEGAALVAGGEALPENGFFVRPTVFAGGTPQMRIMREEIFGPVGVVVPFDSDEEAVQLANDTPFGLSASLWTQDIARAHTLAPKLRVGAVAINGWSPLDARLPWGGYKDSGVGRDLSRTALDAYTEEKAVSVVM
- a CDS encoding SphA family protein — encoded protein: MTTRSPRRARLAAALALLAAGAAAPAAANDLPAVNLGLTTFIDGAPPAGPGWYVSEYLQYYSADKLRDKDGKAAPLPRQDIEVTSLVSQAIWMSADTLWGAHYGVTLLLPAVLDARTDDGLGNAALPKGNTGVGDLIVGPFLQWMPVMGANGPIFAHRFEIDVSFPTGEYDNERSVNPGANHWTINPYWSGTYWVTPDWTVSTRLWYLWSGKNTDPNPNGYAGYGVANARDMRPGEAFHMNFATEYAVTPQLRVGINGYWLKQITETEVNGHAVSGSKEQVFGIGPGVLYSFSQQDHLFFNAYKESHVRNRPEGERYVIRYVHHFK
- a CDS encoding helix-turn-helix domain-containing protein, whose product is MDAGRSPILRMQETRHDSWREAVASQFLPLDFEVARSTRFHGRALWAQVDQARAAEIRMCEHRVTRQRSHLAAADGPAVKLLWLLSGSGRLQQNGGECSLQAERWLFYDAIHPYSLQLSEDARFISLLYTGDSAERWMRLARDLGSAPRQTTGPARIALLALRGAMRERDGLDGLAQRALLESVLALTESALRTALPEQGGRQRDALRLVEARRFVLQHLANAELGPDDIARALHVSRRSLYNLFAEAGLRPREFVRNLRLEKACEALARPAGDSITTIALDHGFTDAAHFSRSFRERFGVSPSAYRGRGG